The following DNA comes from Mycobacterium sp. MS1601.
GCACCGTGCTGGTCAAGGGCAACGCCTCCCAGTCGGCGGGTGCCACCGCCCACGGCGGCCTGTTGGTGATCGAAGGGGATGCCGCAGCGCGCTGCGGCATCTCCATGAAGGGTGTCAACATCGTCGTCGGCGGCAACGCCGGGCACATGAGCGCGTTCATGGCGCAAAGTGGCACCCTGGTGGTCCGCGGTGATGTCGGTGATGCACTGGGTGATTCGATTTACGAAGCCCGCATCTACGTCCGGGGTGAGGTCGCCTCCCTCGGTGCCGACTGTGTGGCCAAGGCCATGGACGACGAACACCACTCCGAGTTGGCCACACTGCTCAAAGAGGCCGGCTTCGACGACGACACCAGCACCTACACCCGGTACGGGTCGGCGCGTTCGCTGTATCACTTCCACTCCGACAACACGTACTGAGCTTCCGAGGATCCCGATATGAATGACGACGCCCGCGTTCAGCGCGGCCTGCGTGAGTCCGCCACCTTCGACCGCGCCACCATCGCCGACATCCAGCGCGCCGCCGCCACCGGTATCTACGACATCAGGGGTTGGGGCGCCAAGCGACGGCTGCCGCACTTCGACGACCTGGTGTTCTTGGGCGCCAGCATGTCTCGCTATCCCCTGGAGGGTTACCGTGAGCGCTGCGACACCGACGTGGTGCTGGGCAGCAGGCACGCCAAACACCCTCTACACCTGAGTATCCCGGTGACCATCGCCGGGATGAGCTTCGGGTCGCTGTCGGCCAACGCCAAGGAGGCGCTGGGACGCGGCGCCAGTGAGGCGGGTACCTCCACCACCACCGGTGACGGCGGTATGACGCCCGAGGAGCGGGGCCAGAGCAAGAATTTGGTGTACCAGTATCTGCCCAGCCGCTACGGCATGAACCCCGACGACCTGCGCAAGGCCGACGCCATCGAGGTGGTGCTGGGCCAGGGCGCCAAGCCCGGTGGCGGCGGAATGCTGTTGGGTCAGAAGATCACCGAGCGTGTGGCCAAGATGCGAGACCTTCCTCAGGGCATCGACCAGCGCAGCGCATGCCGGCATCCGGATTGGACCGGGCCGGACGACCTGACCATCAAGATCAACGAGTTGCGTGAGCTGACCGACTGGGAGAAGCCGATCTACGTCAAGATCGGGGCGTCCCGGACGTACTACGACGTCAAGCTTGCGGTCCACGCCGGCGCCGACGTCGTCGTCGTCGACGGTATGCAGGGCGGCACCGCCGCCACCCAGGACGTCTTCATCGAACACGTCGGCATTCCCACGCTGGCCGCTGTCCCGCAGGCGGTGCAAGCCTTGCAGGAGTTGGGCGTTCACCGCGAGGTCCAGTTGATCGTCTCCGGTGGTATTCGCAGCGGCGCGGACGTGGCCAAGGCGCTGGCACTGGGCGCCGACGCGGTGGCGATCGGTACCGCAGCTCTGATCGCCTTGGGGGACAACGATCCTCGCTACGAAGACGAGTACGCCAAGATCGGCAGCGCTGCCGGCTTCTACGACGACTTCCAAGACGGCCGCGACCCGGCCGGTATCACCACCCAGGATCCGGAGCTGTCGTCGCGGCTGGATCCGGTGGCGGCTGGCCGACGGTTGGCCAACTACCTGCGCGTGATCACCATGGAGGCGCAGACCATCGCCCGTGCATGTGGCAAATCCCATGTCCAGCATCTCGAACCGGAGGACATGGTGGCTTTGACCATCGAAGCCGCCGCCATGGCCCGCATTCCGCTGGCCGGTACCGATTGGATTCCCGGCCATGCCTGAAGTCGTCATTGTGGGAGGTGGGCTCGAAGGAGCCGCCACAGCATGGGCACTCGCGCAGCGCGGCGTCACCGACGTGCTGGTACTGGAGCGCTCCACCGTCGGCTCCGGGATGACCGGCAAGTCCAGCGGTATCGTGCGTTGCCATTACGGGGTCAGCTCGCTGGCCGCCATGAGCCAGTACGGGCTGGAGGTGTTCGAGGCGGCCGAGGACCTCTTCGGCCAACCCATCGGATTCCACGGCACCGGCTATGTGGTGGGCGTCGGCGAGGGCGACGTCGAAGCCCTGGATGCCAACCTGGCCGCTCAGCAGGCTGTCGGGGTGCAGACCGAGCGCATCGACCACACCGAGGTCGCAAAGCTCTGGCCCACAGCGTATCTCGACGACTTTGCCGGGTTCGCCTACGAGCCGCGCGGCGGCTACGGTGACGCCTACATGACTGCACAGGCCATGGCCGTCACCGCGCGGGCTGCCGGAGTGAAGATCCGGCAGAGCACCACGGTGGCCGAGATCGTGACCGACGGTGACCGGGTTACGGGTGTGCGGTTGCGCGACGGGGAATTCATCTCCTGTGCCACCGTGGTGCTGGCCACCGGAGCGTGGTCGCCGTCGTTCCTGTCCGCGCTGGGTATCGACCTGTCGATCACCGTGGTGCGCGAGCAGATCGTCATGCTCAAACCGCCCGCCGATGTCGGTGACACGGCTCTGCTCCCGGTGTTCTCCGATCTGGTGTCGCTGCAGTACGTGCGCCCCGACGTCGGCGGCGAGATCCTCTTCGGCAACAGCGATATGGAGACCATCGAGACCGCCGACCCGGACGCCTACAGCAATCGCGCCGACAGCGATTTCCTCGAGACCACGGTGGAGAAGCTGAGCCACCGGTTCCCGGGTCTGGCCGACGGGGCCGTCGCGTCCACCTACGCCGGCTGCTACGACGTCACCCCCGATTTCAACCCGGTGATGTCGCGCACGGACATCGACGGCCTGGTGTTGGCGGTCGGGTTCAGCGGGCACGGGTTCAAGATCGCTCCGGCGGTGGGACGCCTGGTCGCCGATCTGGTGGTCGACGGGCGCAGCAGCGACCCGCGGATTCCCGAGTCGGACTTCCGGTTGTCGCGCTTCGCCGAGGGGAAGAAGCTGACCAGCCCGCATCCGTACTCCGGTGCGGGGCAGCTGCGTTAGTCGGCTCAGCTCAGCCCGGTCGGGCATCGAGGTGTCGGCGCATGGCTGCGGCAGCTTCGCCCAACTGGGTCAGTTGGGCAGCAGTGAACGCGTCGACGAACTCCTCCTTGATCGCCTTGAGATGCGGTGCGGTGCTGGCGCGGAAGGCGCGGGCACCGTCGTCGGTGAGGACGACGCGTGCGCCGCGGGCGTCCTCTTCGCAGGGTTCGCGCCGAACCAGGCCGCGTTTCTCCATACGGCCGAGGTGGCCGGACAGGCGGCTGCGTTCCCACTCGATAACGGTGGCGAGTTCCGATGACCGCAGTGCGTTTCCGTCCGCCTCGCTCAGTGCCAGGAGTATCCGGTAGTCGCCGCTGGACAGTTGGCAGTCGTGGTGTAGCCGGGCCTCGATGCGGGCGCGCACCATCTCGAAGGTCTCCAGGTGTGCTCGCCAGATTGCCAGCTCGTCCCTGGTGGGCAGGCGTCGACCCGTCGGTGTGTCCATCAGGCCTCCAGAGTAGTTGACATGTGAACAATGCCAGGCATGATCGATATGTCAATTACATGTGGCGACCGTGGAGGGCCCAGCAATCACATGGATGTTCCGCAGATCGAGTTCGGTATCGACAGCTTCGGAGACCTGCCACGCGGCGACGACGGGGAGGTGGTCTCTTACGCGCAGGCAATCCGCGCCACGGTGAGCGAGGCGATCCTGGCCGACGACGTCGGCATCGACGTGGTGGCGCTGGGGGAGCACCACCGGCCGGACTATGCGATCTCGAGTCCGGAGACGGTGCTGGCGGGCATCGCGACCGCCACACAACGCATTCGCCTCGCGTCCGGGGTGACGGTGCTGTCCTCGGACGATCCGGTGCGGGTGTTCCAGCGGTTCGCCACCGTCGACGCGCTCTCCAACGGCCGCGCCGAGATCATCCTGGGGCGCGGGTCGTTCACCGAGTCGTTCCCCCTCTTCGGCTACGACCTGAAGGACTACGAGGTCCTGTTCGAGGAGAAGATCGAGCTGTTCCACCGGCTCCTCGACGAGAAGCCGGTGACCTGGTCGGGCACCACCCGCGCCGCTCTGCGGGACGCGGATGTGTACCCCAAGACCGAATCGGGGCGTCTGCGCACCTGGGTGGGCGTCGGCGGGTCGCCGCAGTCGGTGGTCCGCACCGCCCAGTACGGATTCGGTCTGATGCTGGCCATCATCGGCGGCGCCCCAGATCGGTTCGCCCCCTACGTCGATCTGTACCGGCGTGCGACGCAGGAACTCGGCACCACCGCTCAGCCGGTCGGCATGCACTCGCCCGGCTTCGTGGCCGCCACCGACGAGGAAGCCAAGGAGCTGTTCTACCCCGGATACCGGGAAATCCGCGACCGGATCGGGGCGCAGCGGGGCTGGCCGCCGATCACCCGGCGGGAGTTCGACGCGGAGGTCGAGCACGGCTCGCTCTACGTCGGCTCGGTCGAGACGGTGGCGCAGAAGATCGCCCATGCCATCGGTGTGCTCGACGTTGGCCGGTTCGACATGGTCTACAGCTCCGCGGGTGCGGTGTCCGCCGATGCGAGGCTGCGTTCGGTCGAGTTGTACGGTGCCCACGTCATTCCCCGGGTCCGTGAGTTGCTGGCCGAGGCGTCGGCGGCATGACCACGGTCCCGGCGCCGCGTTCGCGAGCCATCGACATCGTTCCCCAAGATGCAGCCGATGGCCGGCGTGCGCGTAAGCGCGCTCCCCGTCGGGCCGCGGCGCAGTGGGACGCCGGCCTTCGCCAGATGAGCGCCCTCGACCGGTTGCGTGCACAGGAGGCCGTCCGCGACACCACGCTGCTGCCGTTGCGGTACGCCCGGATGGCGGCCTCGCCGTGGACGTATCTGCGGGGTGCGGCCGCGGTGATGGCGGCAGATCTGGCTGCGACGCCGCACTCGGGGTTGACGGTGCAGATGTGCGGCGACGCCCACGTGCTGAACTTCGGTTTCTGGGCCTCGCCGGAACGGCAGTTGCTCTTCGATGCCCGCGATTTCGACGAAACGCTGCCCGGACCTTTCGAATGGGACCTCAAACGCCTCACCACCAGCGTCTATGTACTCGCGGCCGCAGAACGGCTGCCGGGTGGATGTGGCGAGGATGCCGCCGCCGCGGCCGTCGAGGGCTACCGCGCGGCGATGCGCGGTTACGCCCGGATGGCGGAGCTGGACGTCTGGTATGACCGGATCACCTGTGAGGTCCCGCTGAAAGGCCTGGCTTCGGACTTCGCCGATGCCGCCATTCGCGATATCGCAAAGCAGTCACGCAAGCGAACCCATCACGGCGCGGCTGCGCAACTGGTCACCAAGGACGACGGGCGGAGCCGGATCAGCCTGGACCCGATGAAGCGCATGGACGACGGGCTGAGCCCCGAGCAGCGGGTGCAGGCCTGGGAGCAGGTTCACGAAACTTATCTGGCCTCGATTCCGCCGCACCTGCGTCGGCTCGTCGGGCGCTTGCAACTCGTCGATTCGGTCCGGCAGATCGTGGGCGTGGGCAGCGTCGGCATGCGGGTCTGGTTGAACCTGATGGAGGGCGACAGCGGCAAACAGCCGGTGTTCACCCAGGCCAAGCAGGCAGCCGCATCGGTGTACGAGGAGTTCCTGGGTCCCAGCGAATTCGCCAACCACGGCGAGCGGGTGGTGGTCGGCCAGCGTCTCATGCAGACGGCCAGCGACATCTTCCTGGGACATATGCGCGTCGACGGATTCGATTACTACGTGCGCCAGTTCCGCGACATGAAGGTCATCCCCGACGGCAAACAGATCGCGGGTTACCTGCCGCAGTTCGCGTCCGCGTGCGGGCACGCCCTGGCCAAGTCGCACGCTCGCAGCGGGGATCCCGCCGCGATCGCGGGCTACATCGGCAAGGGTGATGCTTTCGCCGACGGCATCCGCCGATACGCCCGCGCCTACGCCGAGCAGACCTGCCTCGACCATGCCGATCTTCGCACCGCGATCGCCAACCAAGACGTGGTGGCCGCAGCACATGGGTGGTAGGAAGCACCTCTGATAGGCGTGTCAGGGTAGCGTCTCCTGCCATGACCGATGATCCACTCCTGCGAAACCGCGCTGGTAGTGCGGGGGAGCGCACCACCGCGGAGCCGCTGCTCGGCGCCGGATTGGAAGGTGCGATCGCCCGCAATGTGCGTGCGTTACGCACTCAAAGTGGGCTCTCGGTGTCGGAGATGGCCGATCGTGTCGGCATCTCCAAGGCGATGATGTCGAAGATCGAGAACGCTCAAACCTCTTGCAGTCTGGCCACGCTGGCGCGACTGGCGGCGGGGTTGGACGTGCCGGTGACGTCGCTGTTCCGCGGTGTGGACGCCGAGCGGGCCGCGGTGTTCACCGCCGCGGGTACCGGCCCGCAGATCGCCCGCAACGGCACTCAGGTTGGCCATCACTACGAGTTGCTGGGCGCGTTGCGCGGACAGCACAAGCGGCTGGAATCACTGCTGGTGACGCTCACCACCGAGAGCGAGACGTATCCGCTGTTCCAGCATCCAGGCACGGAGTTCATCTACCAGCTCGAAGGGGTCATGGAGTACGGCCACGGCGCGTCGGTCTACCGGCTGGGGCCTGGCGATTCACTGCAGTTCGACGGTGAGGGTGCGCACGGGCCCACCGCCCTGATCGCCCTGCCGATCCGATTCCTGTCGGTGATCGCCTTCCCGGACACAACCCCATAGTGATTTCGGCGTGATTCCGGTCGCTCAGCGAGGGAAATCACGCCGAAATCGCTAGGTAACAGCGGACGACAAGGATGGGACGGTGACTGTTCGCCGCCATACACTCGCCGGTCAGACGTACACCTTCGACAGCCTGGTGGAGGTGATGGCCAAGGCCTCGCCGGCGCGGTCGGGAGATCAACTGGCCGGATGCGCCGCGGACACCGACGCCGAGCGCGCCGCTGCCCGCTACGCCCTGGCCGAGATCCCGCTCGCCGATTTCCTCACCGAGGTGGTGGTGCCCTACGAAACCGACGAAGTCACCCGCCTCATCATCGACAGCCATGACGCCGAGGCTTTCGCGCCGGTGAAGTCGCTGACCGTCGGTGAACTGCGAAACTGGTTGCTGCGCATGGTTATCGACCCCGAGGGGGCCGAAAAGGTGACTGCGCTGGCGCCCGGGCTGACACCCGAGATGGTGGCGGCCGTGAGCAAGCTGATGCGCAACCAGGACCTGGTGGCCGTGGCCCGGCTGCCGCTGGTGACCTCGGCCTTCCGCTCCACCATCGGGCTGCCCGGCCGGCTGGCCAGCCGGCTGCAACCCAACCACCCCACCGACAATCCGCACGGAGTCGCCGCCGCCACTCTCGACGGCCTGCTGATGGGCAGCGGCGACGCAGTGATCGGCATCAACCCCGCCACCGACTCGCCCCGCGCGGTCTCCGAGCTGCTGCGCCTGCTCGACGAGATCCGCTCGCGCTACGACATCCCCACCCAATCCTGTGTGCTGACGCACGTCACCACCACCATCGACCTGATCGACAAGGGCGCGCCGGTGGATCTGGTGTTCCAGTCCATCGCAGGCACCGAGGCCACGAACAAGGGCTTCGGCATCACCATCGACCTGCTGCGCCAAGGCATGGAAGCGGGGCGTTCACTACAGCGCGGCACCGTCGGCAACAACGTCATGTACCTCGAAACCGGCCAGGGCTCCGCGCTCAGCGCGGGAGGGCATCTGGGGGTGGGCAACCAGCCCGTGGATCAGCAGACTCTCGAGGCCCGCGCCTACGCCGTCGCCCGCGAGGTCGAACCCCTGCTGGTGAACACCGTCGTCGGCTTCATCGGCCCCGAGTACCTCTACGACGGCAAACAGATCATCCGCGCCGGGCTGGAAGACAACTTCTGCGGCCGCCTGTTGGGTCTGCCGATGGGGGTGGACGTCTGCTACACCAACCACGCCGAGGCCGACGGCGACGACATGGACGTTTTGCTGACGCTGCTGTCCGCGGCGGGCACCGCCTTCGTGATCGCCGTGCCCGGCGCCGACGACATCATGCTCGGCTACCAGAGCCTGTCATTCCACGACGTGCTGTACGCCCGCCGCACCCTCGGGCTCAAACCGGCACCTGAGTTCGAGGAATGGCTTGCCGCACAGAACATGATCGGTGCCGACGGCCTGATCCGTCCGTTGGATGCCAGTGCGTCGTCGCTGCGGGCATTGGCGGCCAGCGCATGAGCTCGCGCGATGCCGAACGCGCGCTGTGGGACCGGCTCCGCGTACACACCCGCTCGCGCATCGGGCTGGGGCGCGCCGGTGACGCACTGGACACCGCCGCCGTGCTGGATCTGTCCGCCGCACATGCAGCGGCCCGCGACGCCGTGCACTCCGCCATCGACGCCGACGGCCTGGCCGCCGCGCTGAGCGAACTCGGGGTGGGTGAGGTGCCGGTGATCACCAGCCAGGCTCCGGACCGCTCCACCTACCTGCGCCGTCCTGATCTCGGTCGGCAACCCGACGATCTCCGTGCCCTGAACGCCACCCGCCCCGATGTCGCGATCGTGGTGTGCGACGGTC
Coding sequences within:
- a CDS encoding protein glxC, producing MESMTSFDLQQSSVREVNAALHSPDADGAFTILNPAGAHNLAVGIDADIRVRIAGHVGYYAAGMNKHAEVTIEGNAGVGVAENMMSGTVLVKGNASQSAGATAHGGLLVIEGDAAARCGISMKGVNIVVGGNAGHMSAFMAQSGTLVVRGDVGDALGDSIYEARIYVRGEVASLGADCVAKAMDDEHHSELATLLKEAGFDDDTSTYTRYGSARSLYHFHSDNTY
- a CDS encoding FMN-binding glutamate synthase family protein, which gives rise to MNDDARVQRGLRESATFDRATIADIQRAAATGIYDIRGWGAKRRLPHFDDLVFLGASMSRYPLEGYRERCDTDVVLGSRHAKHPLHLSIPVTIAGMSFGSLSANAKEALGRGASEAGTSTTTGDGGMTPEERGQSKNLVYQYLPSRYGMNPDDLRKADAIEVVLGQGAKPGGGGMLLGQKITERVAKMRDLPQGIDQRSACRHPDWTGPDDLTIKINELRELTDWEKPIYVKIGASRTYYDVKLAVHAGADVVVVDGMQGGTAATQDVFIEHVGIPTLAAVPQAVQALQELGVHREVQLIVSGGIRSGADVAKALALGADAVAIGTAALIALGDNDPRYEDEYAKIGSAAGFYDDFQDGRDPAGITTQDPELSSRLDPVAAGRRLANYLRVITMEAQTIARACGKSHVQHLEPEDMVALTIEAAAMARIPLAGTDWIPGHA
- a CDS encoding NAD(P)/FAD-dependent oxidoreductase, which produces MPEVVIVGGGLEGAATAWALAQRGVTDVLVLERSTVGSGMTGKSSGIVRCHYGVSSLAAMSQYGLEVFEAAEDLFGQPIGFHGTGYVVGVGEGDVEALDANLAAQQAVGVQTERIDHTEVAKLWPTAYLDDFAGFAYEPRGGYGDAYMTAQAMAVTARAAGVKIRQSTTVAEIVTDGDRVTGVRLRDGEFISCATVVLATGAWSPSFLSALGIDLSITVVREQIVMLKPPADVGDTALLPVFSDLVSLQYVRPDVGGEILFGNSDMETIETADPDAYSNRADSDFLETTVEKLSHRFPGLADGAVASTYAGCYDVTPDFNPVMSRTDIDGLVLAVGFSGHGFKIAPAVGRLVADLVVDGRSSDPRIPESDFRLSRFAEGKKLTSPHPYSGAGQLR
- a CDS encoding MarR family winged helix-turn-helix transcriptional regulator; the encoded protein is MDTPTGRRLPTRDELAIWRAHLETFEMVRARIEARLHHDCQLSSGDYRILLALSEADGNALRSSELATVIEWERSRLSGHLGRMEKRGLVRREPCEEDARGARVVLTDDGARAFRASTAPHLKAIKEEFVDAFTAAQLTQLGEAAAAMRRHLDARPG
- a CDS encoding LLM class flavin-dependent oxidoreductase, with amino-acid sequence MDVPQIEFGIDSFGDLPRGDDGEVVSYAQAIRATVSEAILADDVGIDVVALGEHHRPDYAISSPETVLAGIATATQRIRLASGVTVLSSDDPVRVFQRFATVDALSNGRAEIILGRGSFTESFPLFGYDLKDYEVLFEEKIELFHRLLDEKPVTWSGTTRAALRDADVYPKTESGRLRTWVGVGGSPQSVVRTAQYGFGLMLAIIGGAPDRFAPYVDLYRRATQELGTTAQPVGMHSPGFVAATDEEAKELFYPGYREIRDRIGAQRGWPPITRREFDAEVEHGSLYVGSVETVAQKIAHAIGVLDVGRFDMVYSSAGAVSADARLRSVELYGAHVIPRVRELLAEASAA
- a CDS encoding DUF2252 domain-containing protein, which translates into the protein MTTVPAPRSRAIDIVPQDAADGRRARKRAPRRAAAQWDAGLRQMSALDRLRAQEAVRDTTLLPLRYARMAASPWTYLRGAAAVMAADLAATPHSGLTVQMCGDAHVLNFGFWASPERQLLFDARDFDETLPGPFEWDLKRLTTSVYVLAAAERLPGGCGEDAAAAAVEGYRAAMRGYARMAELDVWYDRITCEVPLKGLASDFADAAIRDIAKQSRKRTHHGAAAQLVTKDDGRSRISLDPMKRMDDGLSPEQRVQAWEQVHETYLASIPPHLRRLVGRLQLVDSVRQIVGVGSVGMRVWLNLMEGDSGKQPVFTQAKQAAASVYEEFLGPSEFANHGERVVVGQRLMQTASDIFLGHMRVDGFDYYVRQFRDMKVIPDGKQIAGYLPQFASACGHALAKSHARSGDPAAIAGYIGKGDAFADGIRRYARAYAEQTCLDHADLRTAIANQDVVAAAHGW
- a CDS encoding helix-turn-helix domain-containing protein, which translates into the protein MTDDPLLRNRAGSAGERTTAEPLLGAGLEGAIARNVRALRTQSGLSVSEMADRVGISKAMMSKIENAQTSCSLATLARLAAGLDVPVTSLFRGVDAERAAVFTAAGTGPQIARNGTQVGHHYELLGALRGQHKRLESLLVTLTTESETYPLFQHPGTEFIYQLEGVMEYGHGASVYRLGPGDSLQFDGEGAHGPTALIALPIRFLSVIAFPDTTP
- a CDS encoding ethanolamine ammonia-lyase subunit EutB produces the protein MTVRRHTLAGQTYTFDSLVEVMAKASPARSGDQLAGCAADTDAERAAARYALAEIPLADFLTEVVVPYETDEVTRLIIDSHDAEAFAPVKSLTVGELRNWLLRMVIDPEGAEKVTALAPGLTPEMVAAVSKLMRNQDLVAVARLPLVTSAFRSTIGLPGRLASRLQPNHPTDNPHGVAAATLDGLLMGSGDAVIGINPATDSPRAVSELLRLLDEIRSRYDIPTQSCVLTHVTTTIDLIDKGAPVDLVFQSIAGTEATNKGFGITIDLLRQGMEAGRSLQRGTVGNNVMYLETGQGSALSAGGHLGVGNQPVDQQTLEARAYAVAREVEPLLVNTVVGFIGPEYLYDGKQIIRAGLEDNFCGRLLGLPMGVDVCYTNHAEADGDDMDVLLTLLSAAGTAFVIAVPGADDIMLGYQSLSFHDVLYARRTLGLKPAPEFEEWLAAQNMIGADGLIRPLDASASSLRALAASA